The following proteins are encoded in a genomic region of Hoeflea phototrophica DFL-43:
- a CDS encoding GGDEF domain-containing protein yields MRFYKAELFFFLLIGLVGLGGVSAWAAFSAATGGYIVGGVETAARFAFMSAILSGLSIFCAATLVFPLMASGLREQGKLRKMTESLSVRSQSLEHAAVTDSMTGLYNRRYFDEALGEYLNAFRSINKPIGMVIFDLDHFKQVNDTHGHDVGDEVLRQVAECLHMFTRYHDVVARLGGEEFAILSPNISDRQLRSLADRIRLAVSQLTVESGNVALRVTISAGIAIWDGTERGDELYRRADRQLYEAKRQGRNRVCAA; encoded by the coding sequence ATGCGCTTTTACAAGGCAGAACTTTTCTTCTTTCTGTTAATTGGTCTGGTCGGGCTCGGTGGCGTTTCCGCTTGGGCAGCTTTTTCAGCCGCCACCGGCGGGTATATTGTTGGCGGCGTGGAAACGGCGGCACGATTTGCTTTCATGAGTGCAATTCTTTCCGGACTCTCGATTTTCTGTGCAGCAACTCTGGTGTTTCCTCTTATGGCGAGCGGCCTGCGCGAGCAGGGCAAGTTGAGGAAAATGACCGAATCCTTGTCGGTGCGCTCACAATCGCTCGAACACGCAGCGGTCACCGATTCCATGACCGGCCTGTACAACCGGCGCTATTTCGATGAAGCGTTGGGCGAATACCTCAACGCATTCCGGTCCATCAACAAGCCTATCGGCATGGTGATCTTCGATCTCGACCACTTCAAGCAGGTCAATGACACCCATGGGCATGATGTCGGTGATGAAGTCCTGCGCCAGGTTGCCGAGTGCCTTCACATGTTTACGCGCTACCACGATGTGGTGGCGCGGCTTGGCGGAGAAGAATTCGCCATTCTCTCTCCCAATATCAGTGATCGTCAGCTCCGCAGTCTCGCTGACCGGATCCGATTGGCGGTCTCGCAACTCACCGTCGAGAGCGGCAATGTCGCCCTTCGCGTGACAATCAGCGCAGGCATCGCGATCTGGGATGGCACGGAAAGGGGCGACGAGCTCTATCGTCGCGCCGACAGGCAACTCTATGAAGCCAAGCGTCAGGGCCGCAATCGCGTCTGCGCTGCCTGA
- a CDS encoding helicase HerA domain-containing protein has product MMSRTKWSKDLEGDTNPPAQEAGHSRDRRNAMAPGNRLLGRVVGCSGSKATVSALAGKDGNGLAELWSVGRLISITVGENRVVALVCSMSTDHSAWSEDNDNNMHIEVELVGEIHTGISGKVEFSAGITQYPYLGAVVHRMRSSDLEVIYDPGVNDTAIIGKLTQDTSLGALVHIPSLLSRHFAVVGTTGVGKTTAVTLLLHKALKADPALRVLILDPHNEFAAAFPTESVVIDTDTLDLPFWLFRLEEFIEVLFRGRPPIPEEVDVLRDLIPEAKKMFKGATDTALVRRAQERSSLTADTPVPYRVADLLALIDERIGKLEGRSEKPHLRSLKVRLLAAVNDPRYEFMFSSNTIHDTILTTISHIFRIPGGDKPVTTFQLAGIPSEVVNSVASILCRMAFEIALWSAGGVRILVICEEAHRYVPADPKLGFFPTRQAIARIAKEGRKYGVSLGVITQRPGELDPTILSQCSTVFAMRLSNDRDQDIIRSAIPDSSASTMSFLSSIGNGEAIAFGEAVAVPMRMVFERVSESVLPRANSGLQPVHRGDATGVDLRQIVMRMRHIDDTQRSSPAASERFMQSPALDQAGHRDGVLAQRRADDSPAPPEFLDQSSPAPPRANTFGNSAHARPRPPGPEQTGQELSPRAELPDHPYRGAFQEPAATAETRGTARGDLSSIRSSLLKKPLSSLIKP; this is encoded by the coding sequence ATGATGTCGCGAACAAAATGGAGCAAAGACTTGGAAGGCGATACCAATCCACCTGCCCAAGAGGCTGGCCACAGCCGTGACCGTCGCAACGCAATGGCGCCCGGAAACCGCCTGCTGGGCCGGGTGGTCGGCTGTTCAGGCTCCAAAGCGACAGTCAGCGCTTTAGCCGGCAAGGATGGAAATGGTCTGGCCGAATTATGGTCGGTAGGCAGGCTGATCTCAATCACAGTCGGTGAAAACCGGGTCGTTGCGCTGGTCTGCTCCATGTCCACGGATCACTCGGCCTGGTCGGAAGACAACGATAATAACATGCATATCGAGGTCGAGCTGGTTGGCGAAATCCATACAGGCATCTCGGGCAAGGTCGAATTCAGCGCCGGCATCACCCAGTATCCCTATCTCGGCGCCGTGGTCCACCGGATGCGCTCATCGGACCTTGAGGTCATTTATGATCCAGGCGTCAATGATACCGCCATTATCGGTAAATTGACCCAGGACACCTCTCTGGGTGCTCTTGTCCACATACCTTCCTTGCTGTCGCGGCATTTCGCTGTGGTCGGCACCACTGGCGTTGGCAAGACCACTGCGGTCACCTTACTGCTGCACAAGGCGCTCAAAGCGGATCCAGCATTGCGGGTGCTTATTCTCGATCCGCACAATGAATTCGCCGCAGCCTTCCCCACCGAGTCGGTGGTCATTGACACTGATACGCTTGACCTGCCGTTCTGGCTATTCCGGCTTGAAGAATTTATCGAGGTGCTGTTTCGCGGACGCCCACCGATTCCTGAGGAAGTGGATGTTCTGCGGGATCTGATCCCCGAAGCCAAGAAGATGTTCAAGGGCGCAACCGACACGGCGTTGGTCCGCCGGGCGCAGGAGCGCTCGTCGCTCACGGCCGACACACCGGTGCCTTATCGTGTCGCAGACCTGCTGGCGCTCATCGATGAACGGATCGGCAAGCTCGAAGGCCGCAGTGAGAAGCCGCATCTGCGTTCGCTGAAAGTACGGTTGCTGGCAGCGGTCAATGATCCGCGCTATGAGTTCATGTTCTCGTCGAACACGATCCATGACACGATCCTGACCACCATCAGCCATATTTTCCGAATCCCTGGCGGCGACAAGCCGGTGACAACGTTCCAGCTCGCCGGGATCCCTTCCGAAGTGGTCAATTCCGTCGCCTCGATCCTCTGCCGCATGGCTTTCGAAATCGCGCTTTGGAGCGCCGGAGGCGTCCGTATTCTTGTTATCTGTGAAGAGGCCCACCGATATGTGCCTGCGGACCCGAAACTAGGTTTCTTTCCAACCCGTCAGGCGATCGCACGGATCGCCAAGGAAGGCCGGAAATACGGCGTCAGCCTCGGCGTGATCACCCAGCGCCCAGGCGAACTCGATCCGACCATCCTGTCCCAATGCTCAACCGTATTTGCGATGCGGCTGTCCAACGACCGGGACCAGGACATCATCCGTTCGGCAATCCCGGATTCCTCTGCGTCTACGATGAGTTTTCTGTCATCCATCGGAAACGGCGAGGCCATTGCCTTTGGCGAAGCGGTGGCAGTGCCTATGCGGATGGTGTTCGAGCGGGTGTCAGAATCAGTCCTGCCGCGTGCAAATTCTGGCCTGCAGCCGGTACATCGCGGAGACGCCACTGGTGTGGACCTTCGCCAGATCGTTATGCGGATGCGCCATATCGACGATACCCAGCGCAGCAGTCCTGCCGCTTCCGAACGGTTCATGCAATCACCTGCCCTGGATCAGGCCGGGCATCGCGACGGCGTGCTGGCGCAGCGGCGAGCCGACGACTCCCCTGCTCCGCCAGAATTCCTCGACCAGAGCAGCCCGGCTCCACCCCGTGCAAACACGTTTGGCAACTCAGCACATGCTCGCCCACGGCCTCCAGGGCCTGAACAAACCGGACAGGAGCTGTCTCCGCGCGCAGAGCTGCCCGATCACCCTTACAGAGGGGCGTTCCAGGAGCCGGCAGCAACGGCCGAAACGCGAGGTACTGCGCGAGGAGATCTCAGCTCCATCCGCTCGAGCTTGCTCAAGAAGCCGCTTTCATCGCTTATCAAGCCCTGA
- a CDS encoding acetolactate synthase 3 large subunit, which produces MAGMEMEMTGAEMVLQALKDNGVEHIFGYPGGAVLPIYDELHQQDAIEHILVRHEQGAGHMAEGYARSTGKPGVVLVTSGPGATNVVTALQDALMDSIPLVCITGQVPTSLIGSDAFQECDTVGITRPCTKHNWLVKDVNQLSRIIHEAFRIATTGRPGPVVVDIPKDVQFATGTYTPPSPVIEQKSYQPKLSGDLEKIRAAIDLMASAKRPMIYSGGGVINSGREACQLLRELVELTGFPITSTLMGLGAYPASGKNWMGMLGMHGTYEANMAMHDCDVMICIGARFDDRITGRLDGFSPHSKKIHIDIDPSSINKIVRTDVGILGDVGHVLEDMVRLWRASKKTDQSQLAGWWTQISKWKARNSLAYAPNNDVIMPQYAIQRLYELTKERDTYITTEVGQHQMWAAQFYGFEEPNRWMTSGGLGTMGYGFPAAIGVQVAHRDSLVIDIAGDASIQMCIQEMSCAVQYELPVKIFILNNQYMGMVRQWQQLLHGNRLSHSYTESMPDFIKLAEAYGGVGIRCDKPDDLDGAIQEMIDTPRPVIFDCRVAALANCFPMIPSGKAHNDMLLPDEATDEAVANAIDAKGRALV; this is translated from the coding sequence ATGGCCGGCATGGAAATGGAAATGACAGGCGCGGAAATGGTTCTGCAGGCGCTCAAGGACAATGGTGTCGAACATATCTTCGGATATCCCGGCGGTGCGGTGTTGCCGATCTATGACGAGCTGCACCAGCAGGACGCCATCGAACACATTCTGGTCCGGCACGAGCAGGGTGCGGGACACATGGCCGAAGGCTATGCACGTTCCACCGGCAAGCCCGGCGTCGTGCTTGTCACCTCCGGGCCGGGCGCCACCAACGTGGTCACCGCGCTGCAGGATGCACTGATGGATTCAATCCCGCTTGTCTGCATCACCGGTCAGGTTCCGACATCGCTGATCGGCTCTGATGCGTTCCAGGAATGTGACACCGTCGGCATCACCCGGCCCTGCACCAAGCACAATTGGCTGGTCAAGGACGTCAACCAGCTCTCCCGCATCATCCATGAAGCCTTCCGGATCGCCACCACCGGCCGCCCGGGTCCGGTTGTCGTCGACATCCCCAAGGATGTGCAGTTCGCCACCGGCACCTACACGCCGCCATCCCCGGTGATCGAACAGAAAAGCTATCAGCCCAAACTCTCCGGCGATCTCGAGAAGATCCGCGCGGCGATCGACCTGATGGCCAGTGCCAAGCGCCCGATGATCTATTCGGGCGGCGGCGTGATCAATTCCGGCCGCGAGGCCTGCCAGCTGCTGCGTGAACTGGTCGAGCTGACCGGGTTCCCGATCACCTCGACACTGATGGGGCTGGGCGCCTATCCGGCCTCAGGCAAGAACTGGATGGGCATGCTGGGCATGCACGGCACCTATGAAGCCAACATGGCAATGCATGATTGCGATGTCATGATCTGCATCGGCGCGCGCTTTGACGACCGCATCACCGGCCGTCTTGATGGTTTTTCGCCACATTCCAAGAAGATCCACATCGACATCGACCCCTCCTCGATCAACAAGATCGTCAGGACCGATGTCGGAATTCTGGGCGATGTCGGCCACGTGCTTGAAGACATGGTCCGGTTGTGGCGGGCGTCGAAAAAGACCGATCAGAGCCAATTGGCCGGCTGGTGGACGCAGATCTCCAAGTGGAAGGCGCGCAATTCGCTCGCCTATGCGCCCAACAACGATGTGATCATGCCGCAATACGCGATCCAGCGGCTCTATGAGCTGACCAAGGAGCGTGACACCTACATCACCACCGAAGTGGGCCAGCATCAGATGTGGGCCGCGCAGTTCTATGGCTTCGAGGAGCCCAACCGCTGGATGACGTCTGGCGGGCTCGGCACCATGGGATATGGCTTCCCGGCGGCAATCGGCGTTCAGGTCGCCCACCGTGACAGCCTTGTGATCGACATCGCCGGCGACGCCTCGATCCAGATGTGCATTCAGGAGATGTCCTGCGCGGTGCAGTACGAACTGCCGGTCAAGATCTTCATCCTCAACAACCAGTATATGGGCATGGTCCGGCAGTGGCAGCAATTGCTCCATGGCAACCGGCTGTCGCACTCCTACACCGAATCCATGCCTGATTTCATCAAGCTGGCGGAAGCCTATGGCGGTGTCGGAATCCGGTGCGACAAACCGGACGACCTCGACGGCGCGATCCAGGAGATGATCGACACGCCGAGGCCGGTGATCTTCGATTGCCGCGTTGCCGCACTCGCCAACTGCTTCCCGATGATCCCCTCGGGCAAAGCGCACAACGACATGCTGCTGCCCGACGAAGCCACCGATGAGGCCGTCGCCAACGCCATTGATGCAAAAGGCCGCGCGCTCGTTTGA